A window of the Phragmites australis chromosome 20, lpPhrAust1.1, whole genome shotgun sequence genome harbors these coding sequences:
- the LOC133902421 gene encoding abscisic acid 8'-hydroxylase 3-like → MAFFFILVCILVSLAFVSYSYLHYASRQRSKRQGGYGHEQAALKLPPGSMGWPYLGETLQLYSQDPNVFFASKQKRYGEIFKTHLLGCPCVMLASPEAARFVLVTQAHLFKPTYPRSKERMIGPWALFFHQGDYHLRLRRLVQGALGPDALRALVPDVEAAVRSTLASWDGRVTSTFHAMKRLSFDVGIVTIFGGRLDERWKAELRKNYSVVEKGYNSFPNSFPGTLYYKAIQARRRLHGVLSDIMRERRARGEPGTDLLGCLMQSRGDDGAPLLTDEQIADNIIGVLFAAQDTTASVLTWIVKYLHDHPKLLEAVREEQAAIREANDGGRLPLTWAQTRSMTLTHRVILESLRMASIISFTFREAVTDVEYKGFLIPKGWKVMPLFRNIHHNSDYFQDPQKFDPSRFKVAPRPNTFMPFGNGVHACPGNELGKLEMLVLIHHLVTGYRWEVVGSSDEVECSPFPVPKHGLPVKLWRENSTVGRNGCDSDNVEDIIV, encoded by the exons AtggccttcttcttcatccttgtGTGCATCCTCGTTTCTCTCGCCTTCGTGTCGTACTCGTACCTCCACTACGCAAGCCGGCAGAGGAGTAAACGTCAAGGCGGCTACGGCCATGAGCAAGCAGCCTTGAAGCTGCCCCCTGGCTCCATGGGCTGGCCTTACCTTGGCGAGACCCTTCAGCTCTACTCCCAGGACCCCAACGTCTTCTTCGCCTCCAAACAGAAGAG ATACGGCGAGATCTTCAAGACGCACCTCCTGGGCTGCCCGTGCGTGATGTTGGCCAGCCCGGAGGCGGCGCGGTTCGTGCTCGTGACGCAGGCGCACCTGTTCAAGCCGACGTACCCGCGGAGCAAGGAGCGCATGATCGGGCCGTGGGCGCTCTTCTTCCACCAGGGCGACTAccacctccgcctccgcagGCTCGTCCAGGGCGCGCTCGGCCCCGACGCACTGCGCGCGCTCGTGCCGGACGTCGAGGCCGCCGTTCGGTCGACGCTCGCGTCCTGGGACGGCCGGGTGACGAGCACTTTCCACGCCATGAAGAGG CTGTCGTTTGATGTTGGTATCGTGACGATCTTCGGCGGCCGGCTTGACGAGCGGTGGAAGGCAGAGCTGAGGAAGAACTACTCCGTCGTGGAGAAGGGCTACAACTCCTTCCCCAACAGCTTCCCCGGGACGCTCTATTACAAGGCGATCCAG GCGCGGCGACGGCTGCACGGCGTGCTGAGCGACATCATGCGGGAGCGGCGGGCACGGGGCGAGCCAGGCACCGACCTCCTGGGCTGCCTAATGCAGTCGCGGGGCGACGACGGCGCGCCCCTGCTCACCGACGAGCAGATCGCCGACAACATCATCGGTGTGCTGTTCGCGGCGCAAGACACGACGGCCAGCGTGCTCACCTGGATCGTCAAGTACCTCCACGACCACCCCAAGCTCCTCGAGGCCGTCCGGGAGGAGCAAGCGGCGATCCGCGAGGCCAACGACGGCGGGAGGCTGCCGCTGACGTGGGCGCAGACGAGGAGCATGACACTAACGCACAGG GTGATTTTGGAGAGCTTAAGGATGGCCAGCATCATCTCGTTCACGTTCAGGGAGGCCGTGACTGACGTGGAGTACAAAG GGTTTCTTATCCCTAAGGGATGGAAGGTGATGCCACTCTTTAGGAACATTCATCACAACTCGGACTACTTCCAGGATCCACAGAAGTTCGACCCTTCTAGATTCAAG GTGGCGCCGCGGCCAAACACCTTCATGCCATTTGGGAATGGCGTGCACGCGTGCCCGGGGAACGAGCTGGGCAAGCTCGAGATGCTGGTCCTCATCCACCACCTGGTCACCGGCTACAG GTGGGAGGTTGTTGGATCCAGCGATGAGGTCGAGTGCAGCCCGTTCCCTGTGCCCAAGCATGGCTTGCCCGTCAAATTGTGGAGAGAAAACAGCACTGTGGGTAGAAATGGTTGTGACAGTGATAATGTGGAGGACATAATAGTTTGA
- the LOC133902422 gene encoding heat stress transcription factor B-1-like, with product MAGAALAAQPKSGGGGGGRGGGGPAPFLTKTHQMVEERATDEVVSWAEQGRSFVVWKPVELARDLLPLHFKHCNFSSFVRQLNTYGFRKVVPDRWEFANENFRRGEQGLLSRIHRRKSTTPQSSKSGGSGVNVAFPPPLPPLPPTLATTSGGNDRSSSSASSPSRAPDLTSENEQLKKDNHTLANELAQARRHCEELLGFLSRFLDVRQLDLRLLMQEDVRVVGGAGHSRAVVDQDCGVEEENSVKLFGVLLKDAARKRGRCEEAAASERPIKMVRIGEPWVGVPSSGPGRCGGEN from the exons ATGGCTGGAGCGGCCTTGGCAGCTCAGCCGAAgagtggtggtggcggtggcgggaggggaggcggcgggCCGGCGCCGTTCCTGACGAAGACGCACCAGATGGTAGAGGAGCGGGCGACGGACGAGGTGGTCTCGTGGGCGGAGCAGGGCCGGTCCTTCGTGGTGTGGAAGCCCGTGGAGCTGGCGCGCGACCTCCTCCCGCTCCACTTCAAGCACTGCAACTTCTCCTCCTTCGTCCGCCAGCTCAACACCTAC GGTTTCCGGAAGGTGGTGCCGGACCGGTGGGAGTTCGCGAATGAGAACTTCCGGCGAGGCGAGCAAGGCCTCCTGTCCCGCATCCATCGACGCAAGTCAACGACGCCGCAGTCCTCCAAATCCGGCGGCAGCGGCGTGAACGTCGCGTTCCCTCCGCCACTGCCCCCTCTGCCTCCCACGTTGGCCACCACGTCCGGCGGCAACGACCGCAGCTCCTCGTcggcgtcgtcgccgtcgcgggcGCCCGACCTGACCAGCGAGAACGAGCAGCTCAAGAAAGACAACCACACGCTGGCAAACGAGCTAGCGCAGGCGCGGCGGCACTGCGAGGAGCTCCTGGGCTTCCTCTCGCGCTTCCTCGACGTCCGGCAGCTCGACCTCCGACTGCTCATGCAGGAAGATGTGCGAGTGGTCGGGGGCGCGGGGCACTCCCGCGCGGTGGTCGACCAGGACTgcggcgtcgaggaggagaaTAGCGTGAAGCTGTTTGGCGTGCTCCTCAAGGACGCTGCGAGGAAGAGGGGCCGGTGCGAGGAGGCTGCGGCCAGTGAGCGGCCGATCAAGATGGTCAGGATCGGCGAGCCGTGGGTCGGCGTACCGTCGTCGGGCCCGGGGCGGTGCGGCGGTGAGAACTAA